A region from the Flavobacteriales bacterium genome encodes:
- a CDS encoding ribonuclease Z, with translation MNNPNELLILGCGSATPTSNRFPTSQILRMRDELFLIDCGEGAQIQMRRNDVRFGQIDHIFISHLHGDHFFGLVGFLSSLHLLDKRKALHVYGPKDLWEVLQLQFKVSGSRLKYPIEFHSLDPNREERILETRKVVVDTLLMDHSIDTWGFKFTEKKKPRNLIKEKLEEYSIPKYIRDQIKGGADRDRGDGTVIPNEELTTAPPDPKTYVFFSDTAYKADNAISISGADLIYHEATFADKDVARADKTKHSTTMNAATMAQKGGVKKLIIGHFSARYDDIDALVKEARTIFTQTFAANEGERFSF, from the coding sequence ATGAATAATCCCAACGAACTGCTCATACTCGGCTGTGGAAGCGCAACTCCTACTTCGAACCGCTTTCCGACCAGCCAAATTCTGCGCATGCGCGATGAGCTGTTCTTGATCGATTGTGGTGAAGGTGCACAGATTCAAATGCGCCGAAATGACGTGCGTTTCGGGCAGATCGATCACATATTCATTAGCCACTTACACGGAGATCACTTCTTCGGCCTCGTTGGATTTTTAAGCAGTTTACATCTGCTCGATAAACGTAAAGCACTGCATGTGTATGGCCCAAAAGATCTGTGGGAAGTACTGCAGTTACAATTCAAGGTTAGTGGGTCCAGACTGAAATACCCCATTGAGTTTCACTCTTTAGATCCAAATCGAGAAGAGCGAATCCTCGAAACGCGGAAAGTGGTGGTCGATACCTTATTGATGGACCACAGTATTGATACCTGGGGATTCAAATTCACAGAGAAAAAGAAGCCCAGAAACCTGATCAAGGAAAAGCTGGAAGAGTACAGTATTCCGAAGTACATACGAGATCAAATCAAAGGTGGGGCGGACCGGGATAGAGGAGATGGTACCGTTATCCCAAATGAGGAGCTTACAACGGCCCCTCCTGACCCTAAGACCTACGTGTTCTTCTCCGATACGGCTTATAAGGCTGATAATGCGATCTCAATTTCGGGTGCCGATCTAATTTATCACGAGGCAACCTTTGCAGACAAAGATGTAGCCCGTGCCGATAAGACCAAGCACAGTACTACAATGAACGCGGCAACGATGGCTCAAAAAGGTGGGGTGAAGAAATTGATCATTGGTCATTTTTCGGCTCGATACGACGATATCGACGCATTGGTCAAGGAGGCGCGCACCATATTTACCCAAACCTTTGCCGCTAACGAAGGGGAGCGGTTCTCATTCTAA
- the miaA gene encoding tRNA (adenosine(37)-N6)-dimethylallyltransferase MiaA, which translates to MENEKYLVVVAGPTSVGKTALSVQLALNLETEILSFDSRQFYREMKIGTAPPSEKALSLVPHHFIFHKSIHDEYSVGAYEHDALQKLGQLFHKKDVVVAVGGSGLYMDGLTKGLDEFPKVEPGVRLKLNQEFRKFGIEHLQRELANADPEYYAEVDLKNPARLIRALEITRQTGKPYSGYRKQDPKTRFFKTIKIALNLNRTKMYDRINQRVDEMMLQGLYEEAKELYPFREKNALQTVGYQELFDYLGGKWNLETAVEEIKKNTRRYAKRQLTYLRGDESVHWFKPNDLNAVLQTIESVRNEGT; encoded by the coding sequence ATGGAGAACGAAAAGTACTTGGTCGTTGTAGCAGGACCAACAAGCGTAGGAAAAACGGCCTTGAGCGTGCAATTGGCTTTGAATCTGGAAACGGAGATTCTTTCGTTTGATTCACGTCAATTCTACCGCGAAATGAAGATCGGTACCGCACCTCCCAGCGAGAAGGCGCTTTCGTTAGTGCCACACCATTTCATATTTCACAAGTCGATACACGACGAGTATTCTGTCGGCGCCTACGAGCATGATGCCCTTCAAAAGCTGGGGCAACTTTTCCACAAAAAGGATGTAGTCGTTGCGGTGGGTGGCTCGGGCCTCTACATGGATGGATTGACCAAAGGCCTAGACGAGTTTCCGAAAGTGGAGCCCGGAGTTCGTTTAAAATTGAATCAGGAATTTAGAAAGTTCGGCATCGAGCATTTGCAACGCGAATTGGCCAATGCCGATCCCGAGTACTACGCCGAGGTCGACCTGAAGAATCCGGCCCGACTCATTCGCGCGTTGGAGATCACCCGGCAAACGGGCAAACCCTATTCGGGATATCGCAAGCAAGATCCCAAAACACGGTTTTTCAAGACCATCAAGATCGCATTGAACCTCAATCGCACCAAGATGTACGATAGGATCAATCAACGGGTCGATGAAATGATGTTGCAAGGACTTTATGAAGAGGCCAAGGAACTTTACCCTTTCCGCGAAAAGAATGCCCTTCAAACCGTTGGGTACCAGGAGCTGTTCGATTACCTAGGCGGCAAGTGGAACCTCGAAACGGCGGTCGAAGAGATCAAAAAGAACACGCGCCGTTATGCGAAGCGTCAACTTACCTATTTACGGGGCGATGAGTCCGTTCACTGGTTCAAGCCAAACGACCTCAATGCCGTGCTCCAAACCATCGAATCGGTCCGAAATGAAGGCACTTAG